From Hyla sarda isolate aHylSar1 chromosome 5, aHylSar1.hap1, whole genome shotgun sequence, a single genomic window includes:
- the LOC130273124 gene encoding acrosin-like, with protein sequence MMSLLGHSLYYHLHLVTVTPLTFLLTTRTDTMKLLELLQVTAILLCQLDHGALFPHHRISTPLACGDRPLAGQEFGSRIVGGKDALPGSWPWLVSIQQAIDEDHFVHVCGGSILNDKWILTAAHCFKNQADSVFSWRLVFGGHKLSASGPEVQIRAISKKIEHENYDPDTERNDIALLSIDRPISYNEHIQPACLPPKTAQVPLMTDCYIAGWGVLEEEATEPSDILQEARVDLISTKRCNSTAWYNGAVGVYNLCAGYEKGGIDSCQGDSGGPLMCKEPKARTYSVVGITSWGSGCAQAQSPGIYTSTQYFLNWIMDKTESNPTAKKRKLG encoded by the exons ATGATGTCATTGTTAGGTCACTCACTATACTACCACCTCCATCTTGTGACGGTGACTCCACTCACTTTCCTCCTTACCACACGGACAGACACAATGAAGCTTCTGGAGCTCTTACAAGTTACCGCCATTCTTCTGTGTCAGTTGGATCATGGCGCTCTTTTTCCTCACCATAGAA TCTCTACCCCTCTAGCATGTGGAGATCGACCTTTGGCAGGCCAGGAATTTGGCTCACGCATTGTTGGTGGAAAAGATGCCCTACCTGGGTCCTGGCCATGGTTAGTCAGCATCCAGCAAGCCATAGACGAGGATCATTTTGTGCACGTGTGCGGAGGCTCCATCTTGAATGATAAATGGATTCTAACAGCTGCCCACTGCTTCAAGAACCAAGCTGA CTCTGTGTTCTCTTGGAGACTGGTGTTTGGAGGCCATAAGCTGTCAGCGTCTGGCCCTGAAGTTCAGATTCGGGCCATATCCAAAAAGATAGAACATGAGAATTATGACCCGGACACAGAACGCAATGACATTGCGCTGCTTTCTATAGATCGTCCCATCTCTTACAATGAACACATTCAACCAGCGTGCCTTCCTCCGAAAACTGCACAAGTTCCACTCATGACCGATTGCTATATTGCCGGCTGGGGTGTTCTGGAAGaagaag CCACAGAACCATCGGATATTCTTCAGGAAGCCCGTGTAGACCTGATTTCTACAAAGCGTTGCAATAGCACGGCATGGTATAATGGCGCTGTGGGTGTCTACAACCTATGTGCAGGTTATGAGAAAGGAGGCATTGATAGTTGTCAG GGTGACAGCGGGGGACCACTGATGTGCAAGGAGCCTAAGGCTCGAACCTACTCAGTGGTGGGTATAACCAGTTGGGGATCAGGCTGTGCACAAGCACAAAGCCCAGGGATTTACACCTCTACCCAATACTTTCTCAACTGGATCATGGACAAAACTGAGTCCAACCCGACCGCTAAGAAGCGCAAGCTTGGATAA